ACCTCAAAGTATCCACTAAAAACCTGATGAAGCAGGAGGGGATGGAGTATTCATTGGTGGCCATCGGCAAGGATGGGAAAACATATCGCCCCAATTTGATCCAGGAAACGAAGGCGACCGGGAAGGCGTGGAGCGAGTATGAGGCGGGTTTCGATTCCGGGGGCATGACGGATGCCTTAAAGCTCAGCGAGGTGAAAGAGGTGCGCTGGCGGGCACGAACTTTAGATACGGTGGAGTTCCGGAATGTGTCGCTGAAGCAGGGAAGAATCACGCAGGTGGAGGTGAGGGATTTGGGGACGGATCTAAGAACAAGGGAGGAAGCAGTCCGCAGAGATGCTGATAATACCAAGGTGCTTCTGGGCACAGCCAGCCTGATCCAGGCCAAGGCCGATGGCCTAAGCTGGCGCTGGCGGGTGAACAAGCAGCGGTCCGCGCGGCTGCTCTTTGGCCTTACCGATAGCGACCTTAATGGCGTGCTGGGAACAATCGTGCCGGTATCGCTCCGTGAAAATGAAGTGGTGAATGGTGATTGGAGCGTGGAGAAGGACATTTTATTGACGACGATCAAAACGGGTGATTCCAGCCAGGTGAAGCTTGAGGAGAAATCCATCTCACCGCTGGCGAGATTTCAGCAGGCGGCGAGCGTTGGCACTACCTTGGAAAGCTGGCAGCAAATCACCAGCCAGACTCAACCGATCACGCTCAGCAGCACCTATTATCAGACGCTGTGGGAAGCCGAGGTGGTCAGATTTTCTGCGGATGGAAAAACCAGATCACCCCGTAGATTGCGCGTGGTCGTACGTTTGGCTGACCCGGATGAGGCGGAAAACATCGAGGTTTTGCAAGATAGTGATCCAGTGAAGGAGGTCCGGGCGATCGAGAACAAAGGAATAGTTTCCATGGGGCAAGCGATGGATACGGCGAGCAAATCGATAGCACTCCGTTCGGTGACCAATAGCTCTGGAGCCATCAGCTTGATGAGCAGGACGGCGCTGTTGCCGGGGGAGATTCTTCAACCGGTTTTGCGGTTTGAAGATGGCCGATTGGAGCCCGGCAGCGTCACCTATTTTGTCATCAAGCGTGAGAGGTCCGATTATGATACGCTTTCGCTAACGTGGCAGCCTTTTCCGGGCTTGGCACCGGAGTTGGAGTTGGCTGCGGTTGAACAGATCCGGGAACGGTGGACCAGCAACAACATCATACTCCCACCCGGGCAGGCATCGCGGGTATTCACGGTGACCAATGCCGAGGGGGTCTTGATCCACGGCGAGGTGAATTTCAAGCGTAGTCATTCCGTTGTCGGGGAGACAAATGCGGCTGCCAGTCTGGTTTTCGAGAAGACCTCCGGGTTCGGCCAGTCTCTCATGTTGCATTTTTATAATGGGAGCATTCCGGAGGGGTATAAGTTAGTGGCTAACGGGGTGATTCCAGAGAGCCTTAGCGGAGATACGCATACGCATGTTAGCAAGGGAATCCATGGTCAAATGGGGACTTTTTCATGGAGTTTGCGCCCGCGAAGAAGTTTGACCAGAGACGAGTTGTTACAGAGGGGTGGATTCATGGGTGCAGGCGGATTTGCTGAAGAGGCGGCCCGCCAGATCAACAATCGCGGTGCCAAAGGCCCGATTGTGGTGCGACCGGGAAAACCCATTGAGCTGTTCTCCGTCACCAATTCCGCCGGGGAAGTTTTCAAAGGCTCACTCGAACTTGTGGGGAACAAGCCATAGGCAGTCAGGCATGGTTGCTGATATGGGCGTAAAAAGAGCGGCGGCCGAGGTGGCCGCCGCTCTTGCTTGATTGCGGTATGCGTTGAGGAATGGCGCAGTGGCAGGGCATTTGCGCATATTTGCCGATTGCGCGGAAACAGCCGCTTATTAGTATCCAGCTTGTGAACTCCCTGATGACACGTCTGGCGAGTGTTTTGGCCATCGGTTTGCTGCTGGCCGTGAATCAAATTTCCCTGGCTGCTGAAGGGGCCACTACGGCGTCCAAGCCCACGGAAAATTCCTTGGGCATGAAGTTTGTCGCCGTCCCGGGCACCAAGGTGCTGTTCTGCATCTGGCCGACGCGCGCCCAGGACTTTGAAGCCTTTACCAAGGCCAAAAACATAGACCGCAAGTGGGCTGAGCCCGCCCTTGGTCCCACGCACCCGGTCGTCAACGTGTCGTGGAAGGATGCCAAAGACTTTTGCGCGTGGCTGACGGAGCACGAGCGCAAAGCGGGCAAGATACCGGAAGGCTCCTACTACCGCCTGCCGACGGATGAGGAATGGAGTGTGGCTGTCGGCATCGCGGACAAGGAGCAAGGCGCGACGCTGACGGACAAGATGTGGTCCGTGAAGCTCTACCCATGGGGAGAGGATAAACGGCCGCCAAAAAACTTCGGCAACTACCTTGCGGAATGGATGGTCGATGATTTTGAGAAGACCTCGCCGGTGGGGAGTTTCAAGCCGAACGCTTTCGGTCTCTATGACATGTCCGGTAATGTCGCGCAGTGGTGTGAGGGTCTGCTGGATCCAAAAGCAACGGACCGCCGCCTGATCCGAGGCTGTTCGTGGAATCGCTCTGGTCATCCTTACAGTTGGTCCAGTTACCGTGCCCACGGGGATCTGGATCACTGGAGCGATGACCGTGGCTTCCGTGTGGTGCTGGCCAAGGAACCATTGCCTGACAAACCTTAATTTCCTGACATGCTATGAAGACATCCATCGCTTTCGCCGTCGCCCTGATGTTAGTGGCTTTGATTCCTGCGCAAGGGGCTGATCCAGAGCCCAAGGTGTTCCATGATCTTTCGGTCAAGATCGGCAAGAAGACGGCGGACAAGGTGTTCGAGATACCGGTCCCCAAGTCGAGGGTGCAAAACTGTTCTGATACCGGGACGGCTTATGAGTATCGTGTCACGGGCACATTGACGGTGGATACCTCGGTGATCGGCGGGGATTTGCCGCCCAAGGTGACGGTGAGCGGATTGGACCGGCGTATCACGGGGAAGCTGGAGGCGGAGCGTCAGGCAACACTCCGGGTGAAACTGGCCATCAAAGCCAAGCCGCAGAAGGACAAGACGAAGCCACCCGTTTACGAGTGGGTTTTCGAGGGCTTCACGCTGAAGGACGAGAAGGCGAATTGCAAATAGCGGTGCGGTGGGGTGATGGACGCAAACCCCGACTAAAACGCCGGGGCAAGGAGGCGCAGGATTATTAGCCACGGATCAACACGGAAGCACACAGATTGGGGGAAAGAAAACAGGCGACTAGAAGGTCGCCTGTCTGGTTTTGTGATTGGGGGAGACTGGACAGGCGGTGGCGCCTGTCCCACTACATTGCGTGACGGGCGAGGGCGCCCGTCCGACTATGGCAGGTGAGGCGTCTGCTCCACTTCGGCTTACTTAGGATTCGCTGCACCCCAGCCGCGGACGAAACCGATGCATTGGGCGATGTCGGGCACGGAGTTGTCCCAGTTGTATTCGTATTCGATGGAGATGTTGCCGTCGAATTTCTGGCGGCGGAGTTCGGCGAGCATGTCGCCGATGCCGGTGATGCCGGTGCCGAAGATCATGTCGTGGTTGCTGGGCCCAAGGGCGCCACGGTCTTTCATGTGGAGGCTGATGATGCGGCCTTCGAGGAGCTTGATGGCGTCGATGGCCTTGAGGCCGGAGGTCTGCCAGTGGCCGACATCGGCGGCGGCACCAATGCGCTTGTCGCGGTTCTTTACGAGGTTCAGGACGTATTCGGGGTTCCAGATCTTGTAATCGGTGTTTTCCACCTGCTGGCCATCCGGGCCTTTCTTGAAGCGCTTGGCGTGCTGGTGGAAGCCGACCTTGATATCGTATTCCTTCACCATCTTCTCAATCATGTCGATGGAGCCATCGGATTCCGTGGTGATGGCGTAGAGGCCCATCTTTTTGGCGAACTCGAAGACCTTGCGAGCACCGGCTTCGTCATTCGGGATGGGGACGACGCCGTAGTTCACGACTTTGATGCCGTGTTTCTTGAGTTTCTCTTTTACGAGGTCGAGGATTTCGTCCGGAGCGTTGTGATTGCAGAAGGCGTCGGGGCGTTCCTTGCTGAGTTTGTGATTGGGGTAGAGCTCGATGACTTTGCCGCCGGTCATTTCGGTCTTTTCAATGGCTTCGAACAGGGTGAAGCGGTTGAAGCTGTAGGCTTGCACGCCCACGGCGAATCCGCCGGTGTGGTATTCAGCGGGGATGGGGTTGGCGGCTAAGGTGAGGCTGGCGGGAAGAACGGCCAGCGCGGCGATCAGGGACAACAAGGCGCGTTTGGTGAACGGGGATTTCATGGGGGATGTGATAGCGGGTAAGGGCTTGGGGAGCAATGATGAATGAAGAAGGAGCTGGGGAAACATCGAACATGAGAGGGAGGAGGTTAGGTCTGCCTCCTGATCCCGCATGCGGGACAGCTACGAGAGAGGAATCGAGGACGACGACGAGGTCGAGGGACGATTTCGATTATTAGGGGGTGCTTGCGGTCTGGTGGGGGACGGGCGATGATGGGGCGTAGCGGAAAGTATTTGAAATGGCGAATCATGCAGGATTGACGGCGGCGGACCCGGCGTATGCGAAGAAGCGCTCCACTTGGGAGGTGCTGAAACGGGTGGCGGTGTATCTAAAACCTTATCGGGCTTTGTCGCTGGCGACGATCGCCTGTGCGTTGCTGACGGTGCTTTGCTCGTTCGCGTATCCGAAGCTGACGGAGTATATCATCGACCATGTGATCGGTGGGAAGCGAGGGGATCTGCTGGTGCCGTCCATCTTGGCGTTGTTGGGGGCGTTTGTGTTGCGGGATGTGTTCGATAGTATCCGTATCCGCATCAACAATATCTTGGAGCAGAATGTGGTGTATGACATGCGGCGGGAGGTTTATGGGAAGTTGCAACGGCTGCCAGTGGGGTATTTCGATCAGCGGGCTTCGGGGGATCTGATGACGCGGGTGATCGAGGATGTGAATTCCGTGGAGCGAGTATTGATCGATGGCACGGAGCAGGGGGCGGTAGCGATCCTGAGCATCTTTGGCGTTTTGGGCATCTTGTTTTATACGAATCCGACGCTGACTTGGCTGGCGTTGATACCCATTCCGCTGCTTTCGGCGGGGGCGCTGTGGTATACGCTCACGGCGCACAAGCGGTATCGGGTGCAGCGGGAGGCTTCGAGTGCAATGAATGCCTTGCTGATGGATAACTTGCAGGGTATCCGGCAGATCAAGGCGTTCGGGCGGCAGGAGCACGAGGATGTGCGGTTTTCAGAGCGGGCGGAGAAGCTGCGGGAGGGGACATTGCTCATCATGCGGGCATGGGCGAATTATTCGCCAGCGATGAAGTTTGTGGCGTCGGCAGGGTCGGTGCTGGTGTTGTGGTATGGCGGGAATCAGGTCTTGAACGGGCAGATGACGGTGGGTGAGTTGGTGAGCTTTCTCCTGTTCCTCGGGTTGTTCTATGATCCGGTGAATCGTTTGCATGGGCTCAACCAGATGATGCAGGCCGCGCGCGCGGCGGGTGAACGAGTATTTGATATTCTCGATACGCCGCTGGAGCGGTCGGCGGCGGAGAAGTTGGGTAAATTGAAGGAACCGGTACGGGGTGAGGTGGTTTATGAAAGGGTGACGTTCAGTTATGGACCGGAGAAGGTGGTGCTGAAGGGCGTGAGCTTGCATGCGAAGCCGGGGCAGATGATCGCCTTAGTGGGGCCGACGGGTGCGGGGAAGTCCACGATTGTGAATCTGTTACCGGGTTTCTATGAGGCGACGGGCGGGAAGATCACGATCGATGGGCAGGATGTGAGCGGCATCTCGCTGGAGTCATTGCGTGAGCATATCAGTGTAGTGAGCCAGGAGGCGTTTCTCTTCAATGGGACGATTCGCGAGAACATTCTTTATGGACGCTTGGAAGCGACGGAGGCGGAGCTGATCTCGGCGGCGAAGGCGGCGAATTGTTATGAGTTCATCAGCCGGTTGCCGGAGGGATTCGACTCCAAGGTGGGTGAGCGCGGGGTGAAATTGAGCGTGGGCGAGAAGCAGCGGGTGAGCATTGCGCGGGCTTTGTTGAAGAATTCACCGATCATCATTCTGGACGAGGCGACGGCGTCCGTGGATACGGCGACGGAGAAGCTGATCCAGGAGGCGTTCGAGCATCTGATGGCGGGGCGGACGAGTTTTGTCATCGCGCATCGCTTGAGCACGATCCGGAATGCGGACCAGATTTTGGTCTTGCGGCACGGGGAAATCATCGAGCGCGGGAACCATGAGGAGTTGCTGGATGCGGGCGGGCTCTATGCGAAGCTGGCGCGGATCCAGGATACGCGGTCGATCGAGGAAGGCTTCGAGAAGCTGGAGTCGGTTGCACCGACGGGCCAGTAGGCAATGAGTTTCAAGTTTTCAGTGGGAAATGGCGCAGTCAGGACATGGGTAACACTAGGAAGATGGG
The genomic region above belongs to Verrucomicrobiia bacterium and contains:
- a CDS encoding SUMF1/EgtB/PvdO family nonheme iron enzyme: MNSLMTRLASVLAIGLLLAVNQISLAAEGATTASKPTENSLGMKFVAVPGTKVLFCIWPTRAQDFEAFTKAKNIDRKWAEPALGPTHPVVNVSWKDAKDFCAWLTEHERKAGKIPEGSYYRLPTDEEWSVAVGIADKEQGATLTDKMWSVKLYPWGEDKRPPKNFGNYLAEWMVDDFEKTSPVGSFKPNAFGLYDMSGNVAQWCEGLLDPKATDRRLIRGCSWNRSGHPYSWSSYRAHGDLDHWSDDRGFRVVLAKEPLPDKP
- a CDS encoding sugar phosphate isomerase/epimerase, giving the protein MKSPFTKRALLSLIAALAVLPASLTLAANPIPAEYHTGGFAVGVQAYSFNRFTLFEAIEKTEMTGGKVIELYPNHKLSKERPDAFCNHNAPDEILDLVKEKLKKHGIKVVNYGVVPIPNDEAGARKVFEFAKKMGLYAITTESDGSIDMIEKMVKEYDIKVGFHQHAKRFKKGPDGQQVENTDYKIWNPEYVLNLVKNRDKRIGAAADVGHWQTSGLKAIDAIKLLEGRIISLHMKDRGALGPSNHDMIFGTGITGIGDMLAELRRQKFDGNISIEYEYNWDNSVPDIAQCIGFVRGWGAANPK
- a CDS encoding ABC transporter ATP-binding protein, which encodes MANHAGLTAADPAYAKKRSTWEVLKRVAVYLKPYRALSLATIACALLTVLCSFAYPKLTEYIIDHVIGGKRGDLLVPSILALLGAFVLRDVFDSIRIRINNILEQNVVYDMRREVYGKLQRLPVGYFDQRASGDLMTRVIEDVNSVERVLIDGTEQGAVAILSIFGVLGILFYTNPTLTWLALIPIPLLSAGALWYTLTAHKRYRVQREASSAMNALLMDNLQGIRQIKAFGRQEHEDVRFSERAEKLREGTLLIMRAWANYSPAMKFVASAGSVLVLWYGGNQVLNGQMTVGELVSFLLFLGLFYDPVNRLHGLNQMMQAARAAGERVFDILDTPLERSAAEKLGKLKEPVRGEVVYERVTFSYGPEKVVLKGVSLHAKPGQMIALVGPTGAGKSTIVNLLPGFYEATGGKITIDGQDVSGISLESLREHISVVSQEAFLFNGTIRENILYGRLEATEAELISAAKAANCYEFISRLPEGFDSKVGERGVKLSVGEKQRVSIARALLKNSPIIILDEATASVDTATEKLIQEAFEHLMAGRTSFVIAHRLSTIRNADQILVLRHGEIIERGNHEELLDAGGLYAKLARIQDTRSIEEGFEKLESVAPTGQ